The following nucleotide sequence is from Pseudomonas sp. S09G 359.
CGACGAAGTACTGTTTCGCGTCTGCGACAATGGCGTGGGCATCGGTGCGGCGCAACTGCCCTACATCTTCGAGCGCTACTGGACCTCCCGCGAGGGCAACCCCAACGGCAGCGGCCTGGGTTTGTATATTTCCCACGGCATCATCCAGGCCCACGGCGGCACGCTCTGGGCCGAAAGCGTGGCGGGGCAGGGCAGTGTGTTCAGCTTCAGGCTTGCGGCCGCGGTTTAGGGCCGTTCGAGCAGCTCACAGATTGCCGCCAGGGTAGCTTGCGGCGCCTCCTGGGGAATATTGTGGCCCACGCCGGGCAACACCTGGCGCCGGTAAACGCCGCTGAAGTGTTCCACATCGTCATCCTCTTGCGGTGGCGGGCCCACGCCGTCATCGGCGCCACACAGCGAAATGCTCGGCACCGAAATCGGCGGTTGCCGCGCTAGGGCCTGCTCGATGGCTTCCAGCGTCGGGTCGCCGGGGGCATACATGAAGCGGTGGCGATAGGAGTGAATCACCACTTCGACAAAATCCGGGTTATCGAACGACGGCGCGGTCTGCCCATACAGGCGCGGCCCCTCGGTCCAGGTGGGCGACCACAGTGACCAGAGCAATTCACACAGCTCGCGGCGGTTGGCGGTCAGTCCGTCCACGCCGCGCTGGGTGTGGAAGTAGAACTGATACCACAGCCGATGCTCGGTTTCCGGCGCGCGTGGCTTGAGGGATTTTGCGATGTTCTGGATGTTGTAGCCATCGCCGGTCACCAGGCCGCGCACTCGCTCGGGCCACAATGCCGCGACAATGCACGCGGCGCGGCCGCCCCAGTCATAGCCGGCAAGCGTGGCCTGGGGGATCGCCAACGCGTCCATGAAATCCAGCAAATCCTTGGCCAGCGCCGCCTGTTGGCCGGAACGCATGACCTGCTCGTTGATGAACCGCGTCGGGCCGTAGCCGCGCAGGTAGGGGACCAGAACCCGGTAGCCGCGTTCGGCCAACTGCGGGGCGATTTCGTCGTAGCTGCGTGGGTCGTAGGGGAAGCCGTGCAGCAGGATGACCGGTTCGCCGTGGGTGGGGCCGTGGGTTTCGTAGGCAATGTTGAGCATGGGGGTGGGGGTGTAGAGCAGGGTGGTCATGGTGGGGTCCTGTCTAGGGGGCTGCTGGAACTCTAGCTGAAACGGATGACGGGCCTTGGGTGTATTGAAGGCAGTGGGCTTACATGTCTAGGGGGGGAATGCGATCCAAATGTGGGAGGGGGGTGATGCTTGTAGCGGTTTGTCGGTGTACATATCCGTTATTTAGGTAACGGCGGCTTATGGTTCCGCTCTTACAGCGGGTCACTTTTGGCAAACGCCCCAAAAGTAACCAAAAGGTCTTCGCCCCAACACTCGGCACCTCGCTTAGGCTCGGTGTGCCCGCACGCAGGCTTGAATCCGTGGGCCGCCGCGATGGGCCATCCTTGGCCCAGCGCGGCTAACCCGGCGTCCTGCCGGGTTACCCACGGATTCAAGCCTGCGTGCGGCCAGCGTGTTTGACGGGGCGCCTAAAATCAAAAGCAAGAGCGCGGCGGCCTTAGAGCCGACCGGTTTTGTGCGTGTCGCACCGCCCCTCCCACATTTGGATCTCCATGCATCAGGTGAGCCGCAGCTGGCTTTTCAGGGCTGCCAGGTAGTCTTTTCTCCGCTGAGTTTGCGGTCCAGGAATGTCGCCGCGCTGATCAGCGCCAAGTGGCTCAACGCCTGTGGCGTGTTGCCCAGGTGGCGGGCCTGGCTGTCGAATTCTTCGGCGTAGAGGCCCAGCGGGTTGGCGTAGCGCAGCAGTTGTTCGAATTCGAGGTGGGCCTTTTCCACTTGTCCGGCGCGGGCCAGGCATTCGACGTACCAGAATGAGCACGCCGCGAACGCGCCTTCGGTGCCTTGCAGGCCGTCAATCGGGTTGTCGTCGTTGCGGTAGCGGTAGACCATGCCGTCGCGCACCAGGCTTTTCTGGATGGCTTCCAGGGTCGACAGCCAGCGCGGGTCGGTGGCGGCGACGAAGCGCACCAGGGGCATCAGCAACATCGAGCCGTCGAGGGCGGTGCTGCCGATATGTTGCACAAAATGCCCGCGTTCTTCGTTCCAGAAGTTGCTCCAGATGTCGGCGTAGATCGCCTGGCGCGTCTGGTCCCAGCGTGCAAACGGCGCCGGCAGTGAGCGCTTGTACGCCAGGCGGATGGCGCGGTCCAGGGCCACCCAGCACATCAGCCGCGAATGCAGGAAGTGATGCTGCTCGCCGCGCATTTCCCAGATACCCACGTCCTTCTGGTTCCAGACTTCGCAGACCTGGTCGGCGACTTCCACCGTGTGTTTCCAGCCTTCGTGGGAGATGGCCTCGCCGTATTTGTTGACCAGGTACACCGCGTCCATCAGTTCGCCGTAGATATCCAGCTGGATCTGGTCCACCGCCTCATTGCCGATGCGCACTGGTGTGGCGCCGCCATGGCCGCTGAGGTGGTCCAGGGTGGTCTCGGGCAGCTCCTGGCGCCCGTCGATGCCGTACAGGATGTTGATCTTGGTCGGCTGGCCGCAGCAGTCACTGACTCGGCCTTTGAGCCAGCGCATATAGGCGTTGGCCTCGTCGATAAAACCCAGGCGCATAAAGGCGTAGACGGTAAACGAAGCGTCGCGGACCCAGGTGTAGCGGTAGTCCCAGTTGCGCTCGCCGCCGGGAGTTTCCGGTAGGCCGAAGGTTGCGGCGGCGATGATTGCGCCATGTTTGCGCGAGGTCAGCAGCTTGAGGGCCAGGGCCGAGCGGTTGACCATTTCACGCCAGCGCCCGCGATAGTTCGATTGCGCGATCCAGCCGCGCCAGTACTTCAAGGTGTGTGCCAGCGCCAGGTCGGTACAGCCGTTGTCCACCCGTTCATCCTCGAGGCCGCCCAGCACAAACTCGGCATCTTCCTCCTGGCCCAGCACAAAGCTGGCGACGGCGGCGGCGTCCTTGATCTGCAGCGGGTGGCTGCTGGACAGACGCAGGCCGGGCTGGCCGTCTGCGTTGAAGCACACGGTGCCGTTATCCAGGGTCGCAACGGTGGGTATGCGTGCATAGTCGTGGCGCACAGCGCAGCGCAGGTGAATGCTGGCCTTGCCGCTGACCACGCGCACTCGGCGGATCAGCAGGGGCAGGTCATCGGGTTCTTCGCTGATGGCCAGCAGGTCGGTGATTTCCACCACGGCCTCATCGCTGAGCCAGCGGGTTTGCAGCACATTGGTGTCGGGCAGGTAGATCTGTTCGCGTCGGGCGTTGGGCAGGTCCGGGGTGAGTTGAAACGTCCCGGCCTCGGGGGAGTCGAGCAGCGCGCAGAAGATCGAGGGGCTGTCGAATTCCGGCCAGCAGTAAAAGTCGATGCTGCCTTTGTCATTCACCAGGGCGGCGCTGCGCATGTCGCCAATGATGCCGTGGGCATCGATGGCGCTTTGTGGCTCGTTGTTCAAATCAACCATTGTCACGAAACTCCGGGTAAAGGCTCATGCCGCCATCAATAAACAAGGTGCTGCCCACCACATAGTCGGAGGCATCACTGGCCAGCCACACCACGGCGTTGGCCACGTCTTGCACATCGCCGACACGGCCGTAGGGAATCAACTTCAGCAGTGCCTGTTCGGCTGCGCCCTCGGTGGCTGCGCGATTGATCGCAGTACGAATCGCCCCGGGTGCAATGCCATTGATGCGGATGCGCTGCTCGCTGACTTCCTGGGCCAGGGTGCGCATCAGCATCTCCACGCCGCCCTTGGACGCCGCGTAGTTCACATGCCCGGCCCAGGGGATCAGTTGGTGCACCGAGCTCATGTGAATGATTTTGCCGGCGGCCCGTGACACCCCTTCACGCAGCCCCTGGCGTTGGAAAATACGCACCGCCGCCCGGGCGCAGAGGAATTGGCCGGTGAGGTTGACGCCGATCACGCTATTCCAGTCGTCGAGGGTCATGTCGACCAGCGCGGCGTCCTTCTGCATACCGGAGTTGGCCACCAGGATGTCCAGGTGGCCGAAGGCATCGAGGGTCTGCGCAAACAGGCGTTCTACGTCGGCTTCTTTAGAGACGTCGGCAGCGATGGCAATCGCCCGGCCGCCCTCGGCATTGATCTGCTCGGCCAGGGCTTCGGCCGGCGCGGCCTGGCGGTTGTAATTCAGCACCACGGCAGCGCCCGCCTGCGCCAGGGCCTTGGCTGCACCGGCACCGATTCCGGAACTGGCGCCCGTCACCAGGGCCACTTGTTGCTCCAACGAAATTCGCATTGCTCACCCAGCCTTAAATTCGTGAGTTCAGTCAGCTGACTGGCCGCGCGCAATGGAAGTTCACCGGTGTGATTTTAGCGACTACAACCATGGTGATAAATGGAATAAAAGAATAATAATAAATAACCATAAGATACTAAAAAACCGATCAAAAGCGTTTGACAGGGTTTTTTGCCGCGTGTCTTATAGGCACACCTCAGCCCGCTCCGTTGGTAGTTCGGAAGTCATCGCGGGGCCTTTTAAAAGAGAAAGTTATGTGCCTTTCGGCCGTTCAAGGAGAATTACCAGACCAGGAAAAGTCGCCGGCCTATAACGGCTTGCCAAAGTTGGTGATCTTCGATTGCGACGGTGTACTTGTGCAAAGCGAAGAGATCACCTTGTCTGTGTTGATCAGCCTGCTGAATGCCCGTGCATCGGGCAACTTTAAACTTGATGAAGCGCTGTTTATCGAGCGTTTTCGTGGGCGCAAGATTGCTGATTGTTTGGGCGAAGCCGAACAGTTATTGAATCTTGAACTGGGCAGCCAGTTCGAGGCGGACTTTAGAGCCCAGGCGCTGCAGGCGTTGACGCTTAATTTGAAAGCCACCGACGGCATGCTGGAAGTGTTACAGGCATTGGATATTCCTTATTGCGTAGCCTCGAGTGCGCCGCGCAACAAGATAGAACATTGCTTGAGTGTTGCCGGGCTGCTCTCTTATTTCGATGGGCGAATATTCAGTTGTTATGAATTGGGCCGTTGGAAACCCGATCCTCTGGTGTTTTTGACCGCCTGTGACCGCTACAACATAGCGGTTGGCGATGCCCTGGTTATTGAAGACAGTGTGGCTGGTATCCAGGCGGCGGTGGCCGCGAATATTAAAGTGTTGGGTTTTGCTCCTGTCGAGCGGCATTCGTTGTTGGCCGAGGCCGGCGCCTTAACGTTTTCTGATATGCGTGAATTGTTGACCCTTATTAATAATTAGCGAACTTCCTCAGGGAGGAGGCGTTGTGAACACACTCGGTTATATAGAACGGTTAAAACGCAATGACCCATCTTCAGAGGTGTGGTGGGACTCATCAACCGTGGTGTACGCGCCCTATAAAAGGCACTTGCTGGATAAGTACCCGGCAGCGGCAGCCCACATAGAACAGCTGATGCCGGACGCATTCTCGCCGGCCAGAGGGTTTTGCAGTGTCACCACCAACCCGCGGCTGGTGACCGCCGTTATTCTCGAAAAACGCGAGTACTGGGCGTCGAGATTTAACCTGGCGAGCCTGTCCCCCGCCGAGTTGCGCAAGAAGCTGTACAACGAAGTCATCACTGAAGGCGCCACTGCACTGGCACCGCTGTGGGTGCAATCGGCCCAGGCCGAGGGGTGGATCTGCGCCCAGGTCGACCCTGTGGATGTGCGCTGCGCCGAACGCATGACTGCCCGGGGGCTGGAGCTGCGACAGCTGGCGCCAAACGTGATGGTCAAGGTGCCGGGCAGCCTGGAAGGGATGTCGACCATCGAAGACCTGGTGGCCCAGGGCAGCTCGGTGAATATCACGTTCTGCTTTACGGTTTCCCAGTTCCAGGCCGGTATCCAGGCGATAGAACGGGGCCTGGCCAGCGCGCAGCGCAACGGTGTCGACACCCGCCACTGCAAATACGTGATCACCTTCATGATCGGGCGTTTGGCCTGCCAGCCGGAGTTTGCGCTGCAGGCGGCAGAACGTGGCCTGGCGCTGGATTGCGAAGAGCTGCGCTGGGCCGAACTGATGATTTACCAACAGATCCAGGCGCTGGTCGCGGCCTCGACCGTGCCGGTCAAAACCCTGCTTTCCAGTATAAAAATCGATATCGACGAGCGCGGCAACAAACACTGCTGGCACCTGGAAAAAACCGGTCAGCGTGCCACTTGCTACACCTTGACGCCGGACGTGGTGGAGTTCCTGATCGAGCGCGAAAGCCACGGCAAGCCAGTCGTGCCGGCGACCGAGCCACTGCAGGTGCCGCCAGCGACCTTCGCCAAGTTGATCCGCATCCCGTATTTCTGCGAAGCGTATTTCATCGACAGCATCGAGCCGTACGACTTCGGCAACCATGAGGCATTTATCAACGCCTGCAACGAAGCCAACAGCGCCCACCGGCGCCTGGCGGACTACTGCGTTCGTCTCTGCCCGGTGACAAAACCGTTCAAGCGTTCCCTCAACGCACTGCTGGCGGCCGAATTCGGGGTGATCGCATGAACCGGATGGTTGGGTTATGGGCGCACCCACGCTCGCGCTCTACCGTGTTGGAGCGGGTGTTTATCGAACGTGGGGATTTCGAGGTGTTCCACGAGCCGTTCGCCCACATGGCGTTTTCCGCGGATTCGGCGATCCCTTCGGATGAATGGGACGACAGTTTGCCCACTACGTATTCGGGCATAAAGGAACACTTGCTGGCGGCCAAACAACGCACCAATGTTTTTCATAAAGACATGTGCTACCACTGCCTGGATGACTTGAAAGTTGATCTGGAGTTTCTGGCGCAGCAGGACAATATCTTTCTGATTCGCGAACCGGCCAGCAGTATTATTTCCCACCACCGCGTACACCCGGATATGCCGATGCAGGCCATTGGGCATAAAGCCTTATATGACATCTTTTGTGTGGTGACAAAACTCACCGGCAAAGTGCCGTATGTGATCAATGCGGATGATCTTGCCGCTGAGCCAGAACGGGTTATGCGTAAACTCTGTGATTATTTGGATATCGAGTTTCTCCCGCACGCCATGACTTGGAAGCGCGAGTGTCCGCCCCAGTGGAAAACCTGGAGAAGTTGGCACGTGGCCGCCGAGAACAGTGAGCGAATTATTTCGCCGCCGAACCAACACATCGATATGCAAGCACTCGACCAGCATCCGAAGTTAAGGGCGTTGTACGAATACCATCGGACGTATTACGCGCGTATGAACGAATTTTGCCAATAAGGATTGTTGTATGAAAAAGTTGATTGTGACCGGCGCGGCCAATGGCATTGGCCGGGCGACTGTAGAACAAGCGATCCAGGACGGCTATTTCGTTATTGCTGCTGATAAGGATGCGCAGGGCCTTGAAGCGTTACAACACCGTTATACGACGGATGTGTTGGAAACCCACGTTGCCGACTTCGCGGATAACGCGGTGATCAAGGGTTTTATTCCAGCGTTGTATGAACGCCACGCGACGATTTATGCCTTGGTGAATAACGCCGGTATTTACCATGGCAAAAGTGTCTATGCCTATTCCGACGAGCAAGTCGATGAAATCCTCAATGTGAACCTCAAGGCACTGGTTTATCTGTCCAAGGACTTCGCCGAACGCGAAATCAAGCACGAAGCCCCGCGCAGCATCGTCAATATCGCCTCGGTGGCGGGGGAGGTGGGCAGCTGTGATGCCCTCTACGGTGCCACCAAGGCGGCAGTTATCGGCCTGACCAAGGCCAATGCCTGGAATTTCGCGCCGTTTGTGCGGGTAAACGCCGTGTCCCCGGCGCTGATTCATGACACCGCGATCTACGCCACCATTCCCGAGTACCGGCGCGCCGAGTACGCGCGCCAGGAAATCCTCAACGAGCCTATCCGGCCCAGCGGCGTCGCCGAGGTGATCTTGCTGCTGGTCGGTGAGGGCATGCGCCACATGACCGGTAAGGTCATACCGGTCGACAACGGAGCCTACCCGCGATGAGCGATTCGGGGCGCAAGAAAAAACTGCTGCTGGTGGGCGCCGGCAACCTGTGCCTGCAGATCCTGAAGATTCTCGGGCCGAAAAATGCCTTCGAGTTTGTGGTGCTGGGCCGCAATGAGGAGGCAACGCTGCGGCTATGCAACCTGGTGGCGCTGTCGTGCGCGCAGTTGGGGCAGGTGATTGCGATCAAGCCGGTGATCGCCGACTTGACGGATATCGGCAAGGTCACGCGCGTGCTGCGTGAGGAAGCGCCGGATATGTTGGTGAACTGTGCGTCGTTGCAGTCATGGCGGGTTATCAACGGGTTACCCAAGCTCACGTTCGAGCAACTCGACCAGGCGCAGTTCGGCCCCTGGCTGCCGATGCACCTGACGTTGATGCATAGCCTGATGCAGGCGGTGAAGGCCTCCGGGATTGCACTCAAAACCGTGAATGCGGCCTTTCCCGATGCGGTCAACCCGATCCTGGCCCGGGTCGGCCTGGCGCCGGATATCGGCGTGGGCAATGTGGCGAACTTGATCCCGGCCACGCGTTTTGCCATTGCGCGGCTGCTGGAATGTTCACCCACCGACGTGCAGGTGCAACTGTATGCCCAGCATTATTTCAGCCACTACGTACCGCGCGGCGGGTTGCCTGCGCATGCCAGCTACCGCCTGTTGTATGAGGTGCGCGACAGGCCGCAGGCACACCGTCTGCCGGCCGAGGTGATTTTTTCCACGGTAAAGACCGAGTTCTGTCGCCTGGGCGGCATCGATGGGCAGTTCCTCACGGCCTGTTCGGCGGTCACCGTGATCGAAGGGCTGTTTTCGCCCACCCCGGTGCTGGTGCATGCCCCCGGCCCCCTTGGCCTGCCGGGCGGGTATCCGGTGCGGCTGCAGGACGGGCGCATCGAGGTGCAGTTCTCCGAGGCGTGCCCGCAGGAGGAGGCGGTGCGCATCAATAGCATCTGCCAGAGCCATGACGGTATCGACGAAATCCATTGCGATGGATCGGTCACCTACAACCCGCAGTGCATGGCCGTAATGCAAGCAATGCTGGGGTATTCGAAGACCACCATGTCGATCGAGCAGTCCGCCGATTTTGCCCGCGAATTGGCGAGCAAGTATTCCGCCTTTAAAAATTCAACCTGGTAGGTGTGTGATGAATCAGATGTCAGGGCGCAAGCACCACGAAGTGGCCAGTTATTCCGCGCAATACTCGGCGGATTTCGTCGAGCGTTGGGATGAGTTGATCGATTGGGACAAACGCAAGGCCGGCGAGGATGGCTTTTTTGAACGGCTGCTACGCGAGCACGGCGTGCGCTCGGTGATCGATGTGTCGACCGGCAGTGGCTTCCATGCGGTCCAGCTCAAGCAGGCCGGTTTCGAGGTGGTGGCCACGGACGGCAGCAGCACGATGCTGACCAAGGCACGCGCAAATTTCCGCCAGCGCGGGCTGGAAATCGAATCCCACTACATGGAGTGGCTGGCGCTCGACCCGAGCGTGCTGGGGCAGTTCGATGCGGTGGTATGCCTGGGCAGTTCGCTGTGCCATGTGTTTGCCGCCCATGACCGCCTCAGAGTGTTGGAAAAATTCAGGGCATTGCTCAAGCCGGGCGGCTTGCTGATTGTGGATCAACGCAACTTCTTTGCCATTCGCGCGGGCAACTTCAAGGCCAGCGGCAATTACTACTACTGCGGCACGAATGCGTCCGTGAGCCTGGGGCAGGTCGACCAGCAGTTGTGTGAGTTCATCTACACCTTTGATGACACCGAGCAGTATCGGCTGAAGGTGTATCCGTTGCTGCCGGGTGAGTTGGCCACGGAAGTGCTCGCATCGGGGTTTTCAGCGCACGAGAGCTACGGCGATTTCCAGCGTGACTACGACATGATGAATTGCGATTTCATCATCCACACCGCACGCGCCATTTAAGGGGACGAGCATGAGCACACTCGTACAAAGCCCCCCGCGCACTATGGACAGCGTGGTGCTGGCGGTGGTGTTGACCGGCTTCGTGGCCAGCACCTATGGCTTCGGCGTTTACCTGTTCGCCAACCTGGTGGTGGACATGCGCCGGGACATCGGTTTCGACTACACCACGGTGGGCGTGATCACCGGCGGCGCGCAGATCGGCTTCCTGCTGTTTTCATCGGTCACAAGTGTCATCAGCCGGTATTTCGAGGGCTGGAAAATCAGCCTGGTGTCCACGCTGATGACGTCCCTGGCGTTGCTGGGGCTGAGTGTCAGCGACAGCATCTGGGTGTCCGGTGCGCTGTTGATTCTGCTCGGCGGCTGCTCGGCGTCGGTGTATATCCCGCTGGCGGAAATCGTTACCAAGGGCTTCAGCCCGGGTAACCGCTCGCGGGTCATGGGGCTGATCTCCAGTGGCACCAGCTATGGGGTGTTTATCAATGGCTTGCTGGTGTCGTTCCTCACCCTGCATGGCGGCTGGCGTTCTATCTGGCTGACCGCCGGGCTGATCTCGGTGGCCCTGTGCCTGGTGGCGTGGTTTCTGTTGCGCACGATGGCGGCCGGCCAGGACATGGGGTTTTCCGGCGCGCGCTCGGCGGTCGTAGGCAGCGACAGGCCCTGGCTGAGCCGTTCGCTGTACTTGACCTGGGCTATCGCGTTTCTCAATGGCATGGCGTTGCTGCCGTTCCAGACTTACCTCGCGCCGTTCCTTCGAGACGAGTTGGGCGTGTCGGTGCAGGACACCGGGTTTATCTGGACTACCCTTGGCGCCGTGGGCATGGCCTCGGGCTTCCTGGTGGGGTGGATTGCCGACAAGGTCGGGGTGCGGGCGTCGCTGGCAATGTGCTTTCTGAGTGCCGGGCTGGCTGCCGCGCTGGTGTTCCGCTTCAACAGCCTCCCGCTGTTTTATCTGGCGGCGTTTTTGTTTGCGCTGGCGTTTTACCCGATCTTCGGGCTGGTCCCCAGCTACATCGGGCAAATTGTGCCGGTCAACCGCCTGACCCAGGCGTTCGGCATCGCCAATGTGCTGATTGGCCTGGGCGGCGTGTGCGGTAACTTCCTGGGCGGTTTTTCCAAGGACCTGACCGGGTCGTTCTCGACGGTCTATTGGGTGGTGGCGCTGTTGCTGTTCGGGCAATGCGTGATGGTCTTCATGTTGGGTAAACAGCCGGTGTCGGCAACCGAAGAGGGTGAGCGGCCATGAGTCATTTTGCGCACAGTCCAAACCAGAACCTGCATGCATTTGCGTTCAGCCATTTACGCGCCGAACGGTCGCCCCTGCAGCAAAAGCCCCTGGTCATCTGGATGACCGGCATCTCGGCCTCCGGCAAGTCGACCATCGCCGATGCGCTGGACATCGCCCTGCAGGCACAAGGGCGGTTGACCAGCATTATTGACGGTGACTCGGTGCGCGGCGGCTTGTGCCGGGACCTGGGGTTTACCGACAGCGATCGGGACGAGAACATCCGGCGTGTCGCGGAAGTCGCGCGCTTGATGCTGGAGGCCGGGCTGGTGGTGATCGTGGCGCTGATCTCGCCGTCAGCGGCCAGCCGGCATTACGCGCGCTCCATCATCGGCAATGAGTTTTTTGTTGAAGTGCATGTGGATGCGCCGCTGGAAACTGCCGAACAGCGCGACCCCAAAGGCTTGTATAAAAAGGCCCGCGCGGGGTTGATCAAGCATTTCACCGGCATTGATTCCGCCTACGACCTGCCGGTTTTTCCGGAAGTGCACTTGGATACCCAGGCGCTGTCGGTTGAACAGTCTGTCGAGACCATTCTGGATTGGGTCGCCCGCCGCGACGATCACCCGTAGCCGTTGGTCTTTGCGCCGGTTTGCCAATATCTGCACTTTGAGAAAACAAGGTACTCTGCGCCATCGCCGCAAGACCGCGTTTTTCAAGGAGCAGTCATGACGCATTTTACGGGCACTGCAAAATCGATCCGTCTGATTGGCGGGGCCCGGGTACTGGACTTTATCAACACCACCAACGGCCGGCGCCCCGGCACTGCGCTGAAGGTATTAGAGGAGCGGCTTACCAGCTTTCAGTTCTTCTTTGAGTGGGCGCTGCATGCATCATTGATCTCGGCCCAAGAGTTCGATGACTACAAGCCAATGGTGTTTGAGTCACCTATTTCCTACCAGCCGAACCTGGACGCCATTCTTGCGTTCAGGGAGTGCCTGTATGCGGTGCTTTACCCGTTGTCGATGCACCAGGCCGCGCCTGCTGCGGCCTTGCAGCAGATCAACCGGACATTCCAGCAGGGCGTCACCTGGCGGGTGTTGCATTCGGTGGATGGGCGGCCTGCCTGGGCGTGGAACCCCTGCACCTCGGCGCAGGCGTTGACCGAAATGCTGCTGGGGCGCCTGGCCATCGAAGCAACGCAGATGTTGCTGTCCGGTGATCTGCATGCGTTGCGGAGTTGCGGCGATACCGATTGCGATTGGGTGTTTTTGGATGTTTCCAAGAACAAACAGCGCAAATGGTGCCAGATGAGCGTGTGCGGCAGCCGGAAGAAACTCAGCCGTCTCAAACAGGTGGCTGGCCAACCCTAGTTGCGACGCAAGACCATCGGCGACGGGTAGCAATTGCTCCACTTAATAGGAAGCATTACTATTCACGCCCCGCCTCCCCAGTGCACCCGCGATGATCCCTCAGCCGCCCCGCAGAACAGGCTTTTTCCAACACTACGAAGAGTTGATCGGGACCTGGACGCGTCGCCTGCGAAACCGTCAGCAGGCTGAAGACCTGGCCCATGACACCTTCGTGCGGGTGCTTGAGGCGAAATCCGCCGACATTGCGCAACCGCGTGCCTACCTGCATCAAACCGCGCGCAATATCGCAGTGGACGGCTACCGGCGCGAGGACAGGCGCGAGGCCATGACGCTGGAAGCCTTTGATCAGAGTTCGCCCCACAGT
It contains:
- a CDS encoding nitrate/nitrite transporter, whose amino-acid sequence is MSTLVQSPPRTMDSVVLAVVLTGFVASTYGFGVYLFANLVVDMRRDIGFDYTTVGVITGGAQIGFLLFSSVTSVISRYFEGWKISLVSTLMTSLALLGLSVSDSIWVSGALLILLGGCSASVYIPLAEIVTKGFSPGNRSRVMGLISSGTSYGVFINGLLVSFLTLHGGWRSIWLTAGLISVALCLVAWFLLRTMAAGQDMGFSGARSAVVGSDRPWLSRSLYLTWAIAFLNGMALLPFQTYLAPFLRDELGVSVQDTGFIWTTLGAVGMASGFLVGWIADKVGVRASLAMCFLSAGLAAALVFRFNSLPLFYLAAFLFALAFYPIFGLVPSYIGQIVPVNRLTQAFGIANVLIGLGGVCGNFLGGFSKDLTGSFSTVYWVVALLLFGQCVMVFMLGKQPVSATEEGERP
- the cysC gene encoding adenylyl-sulfate kinase, which codes for MSHFAHSPNQNLHAFAFSHLRAERSPLQQKPLVIWMTGISASGKSTIADALDIALQAQGRLTSIIDGDSVRGGLCRDLGFTDSDRDENIRRVAEVARLMLEAGLVVIVALISPSAASRHYARSIIGNEFFVEVHVDAPLETAEQRDPKGLYKKARAGLIKHFTGIDSAYDLPVFPEVHLDTQALSVEQSVETILDWVARRDDHP
- a CDS encoding CGNR zinc finger domain-containing protein → MTHFTGTAKSIRLIGGARVLDFINTTNGRRPGTALKVLEERLTSFQFFFEWALHASLISAQEFDDYKPMVFESPISYQPNLDAILAFRECLYAVLYPLSMHQAAPAAALQQINRTFQQGVTWRVLHSVDGRPAWAWNPCTSAQALTEMLLGRLAIEATQMLLSGDLHALRSCGDTDCDWVFLDVSKNKQRKWCQMSVCGSRKKLSRLKQVAGQP
- a CDS encoding sigma-70 family RNA polymerase sigma factor, which codes for MIPQPPRRTGFFQHYEELIGTWTRRLRNRQQAEDLAHDTFVRVLEAKSADIAQPRAYLHQTARNIAVDGYRREDRREAMTLEAFDQSSPHSGDPEHYMHAIQLADSIERALAELPLNCRKIFIWQKIEGLTQQEIAERLGLSKNMVEKYMIRTLRHLRDRLDAMAP